A window of Panicum virgatum strain AP13 chromosome 8K, P.virgatum_v5, whole genome shotgun sequence contains these coding sequences:
- the LOC120645177 gene encoding uncharacterized protein LOC120645177, with protein MLELTCHTRVTTADPGSFPEYVYNPTPFSELKNFVGDRKKIHDVLGILVEVAEPEWVPFSNQPKPNLRRNITIKDASDIEIQISLRGQKALNFTIESSESSVEHIPTAILLTGCLVKAYQRQLYLSGHSACHWYLNPNIPESHNLIQRKMAALALSLSHGY; from the exons ATGCTCGAGCTAACCTGCCACACACGTGTTACCACCGCAGACCCTGGTTCATTCCCTGAATATGTATACAATCCAACACCATTTTCTGAGCTGAAGAATTTCGTTGGTGACAGGAAAAAAATTCATG ATGTGCTAGGTATATTGGTTGAAGTTGCGGAGCCTGAATGGGTCCCCTTTTCCAATCAGCCTAAGCCAAACTTGCGGAGGAACATTACAATCAAGGATGCCAG TGACATTGAGATACAGATTTCCCTACGGGGACAGAAAGCTTTAAATTTTACAATCGAATCTTCAGAATCCTCAGTGGAACATATACCTACTGCAATCCTTTTAACAGGCTGCCTTGTGAAGGCATATCAAC GCCAACTTTACCTAAGTGGTCACTCTGCCTGCCACTGGTACCTAAATCCAAACATTCCAGAATCTCACAATCTCATCCAAAG GAAAATGGCTGCGCTTGCATTGTCACTATCACACGGCTACTAG